The following nucleotide sequence is from Nitrospinota bacterium.
GATAGAATTCAACATATTGACGGACATCTCTAAACTTCTTTGCGATGAGGATAAAATGATGCAGGTACTTCTCAATCTGATAGATAATGCCATAAAGTATTCTCCGGATGGTGGAAAAGTAGAGGTTAATGTTAAGTCTGATCATAAGTGGACGATTATAGATATAGAGGACCATGGTATAGGGATTGATCCGAGAGATATACCCTATTTATTTGATAAGTTTTACAGAGCGAATTTTTCTGATACTCGGGGAATAGGTGGAACAGGATTGGGTTTGTCAATCGTAAAACAAATTGTAGAAAAACATAGAGGCACAATTGAAGTAGAAAGTGTTCCCAATAAAGGGACGAAATTTACGCTAAAATTTCCATCAAAAAAAGAAAAGAAAAAGGAGGTGATGACTAATGAGTAAAAAGAAGATATTGATTGTGGATGATATGGTACAGTTAACCAAAGCAGTCTCTTTCAGCCTGAAAGCAGAAGGCTACGATGTGATCATGGCTTATAATGGAAAAGAGGCTTTGGAAAGAATTAAAGAGGAGAAGCCTGACCTAATCGTATTAGACATTTTGATGCCTGAGATGAATGGCTATGAGGTCTGCCAAGCATTGAAAAAGGATGAGGAGACGAAATCGATTCCCATTATCCTCTTTACTTCTAAGGCTCAGAAAAATGATGTTATCGATGGCATAAAAGTTGGAGCTGATGATTATATAGTAAAACCTTACAAGTTTCAGATACTTCATGAGAAGATTCAAAGATTTATAGGCCCGGGTATTAAGGGAAAGAAGCAAACCAAGGAAGGCGTTAAAGAAGAAGAAAAACAAGAAAGTAAAGAAGCCACTCAAGAAGAGAGCAAAGAAGGCGCTAAAGAAGATAGCAGACAAGAAGTTAAAGAAGCCGAAAAAGAGGAGAGCAAGGAAGGTAAGGATGACAGTCCAGTAGAGGAAGAGAAAGGACAGACTAATACCTCAAAAGAGGAGAAAAAAGAAGAAGTAAAAAGCAGTGCTTAGTCTACAACCTTATATACTTCGTCATTCGGTCTTACCCTCTGGCTCACTTTAATGCCAACCAAATCTCCAGCTTTAACCTCTTGGACAGGGTTGTGTTCAATCTGCATTGATGAAATAGACTCTTCAAGATCAGTCGTATGACCTTTGATATGAATCTTATCACCAATTGTTAGAGAACCATCAGTCAGCTCTATTGCAGCGACCTCCGGTTTTGCAAAATACTGCTTTACAACACCTACCTTTTCTTCCTGCATCTTGCCCTCCTTATAAAAAATTAATGGATTCCACTGGAATATAGATAATTCACCCCTTCTTTTAATTCTTCTAACCTGACCTTGGAGTGAGCCTCAATTATCTTGATTGTCTCTGGTGTTATATAATCTTTTATAGAAGAAAAGTCTATATTATCATTAGGAGCATAATGGTCATTATATCCAGAGGCACCATGAAGATGAATTCCTATCATCTCTTTTGAATAGCTTCCAAGGAGCCTGTTTTTTTCTTCAAAACCCAAAATTTCTTGAGTTTGAGCATGACCCACATCGTGCCAATATTTAACCATGCCACCCTTGAATTCTTTTAGAATGACCCCTATTTCTTCAAAATTCGGGATTTCATCAGGGAAGTACCTATTTTCTATTCCTATATAGACATTGAGTCGTTCTGCTTCTTTATGAAGTTTCTCGAGGCAGAATAGAACATTGTCTAAGGGTTTCTGTCTCTTATCTTCTCTTTCTTTTTTTATCTTTTCAATAAGATTCTTTCCCTCTGATTTATGAATCTTTTTTGAATCATAAAGTTCAAATAACTTCTTTACATCTGTCTTAATAGGGACTTTTCCAAGATGAAGTATCACTGCTCTCACTTCTAAATCATGGGCAATCTGTAGGGTTTTTTTTGTATATTCTATCCCCTTTTTTCTTTCATCCTCATCTTCTGAGGAGAATCTAAAAGCATCACCGCTTCCCTGATTTACGGGAAGTATG
It contains:
- a CDS encoding response regulator, whose protein sequence is MSKKKILIVDDMVQLTKAVSFSLKAEGYDVIMAYNGKEALERIKEEKPDLIVLDILMPEMNGYEVCQALKKDEETKSIPIILFTSKAQKNDVIDGIKVGADDYIVKPYKFQILHEKIQRFIGPGIKGKKQTKEGVKEEEKQESKEATQEESKEGAKEDSRQEVKEAEKEESKEGKDDSPVEEEKGQTNTSKEEKKEEVKSSA
- a CDS encoding TIM barrel protein; translated protein: MLGISTAWKSDKIKDANRLLDELSKTGLYGLELEYRISQEMYQEMKPALKKSVFKVLSIHNFFPVPDILPVNQGSGDAFRFSSEDEDERKKGIEYTKKTLQIAHDLEVRAVILHLGKVPIKTDVKKLFELYDSKKIHKSEGKNLIEKIKKEREDKRQKPLDNVLFCLEKLHKEAERLNVYIGIENRYFPDEIPNFEEIGVILKEFKGGMVKYWHDVGHAQTQEILGFEEKNRLLGSYSKEMIGIHLHGASGYNDHYAPNDNIDFSSIKDYITPETIKIIEAHSKVRLEELKEGVNYLYSSGIH